The nucleotide sequence CCCGCCCGCCCCCGCAAGCTGGCCGAGCTCACCATCCCCGCCGACGTGCACTCCCACAAGGTGCGTGTCGTCGACGGCGTGATGCTGGTGAACCGGGAGGCTCCGCCGCGGACCCAGCCCGGGCCCGGCTTTCGCGGTGGCCTCGGCATCTGGGACGTGAGCCATCCCGACCGGCCCCGCGAGATCGCCTTCTGGGAGTGCCAGGGCGTTCACCGGTTCACCTTCGACGGCCGCTATGCGTACTTCTCGCCCGAGCTTGCGGGCTACCGGGGCAACATCGCGATGACCCTGGATCTGAAGGACCCGGCCCGGCCGCAGGAGGTCGGCCGCTGGTGGATGCCCGGCCAGTGGATCGCCGGCGGCGAGACCCCGACCTGGGAGGGGCGGGCCCATCGCTGCCATCACCCGATCCGCCTCGGCAACCGGCTCTACGTCTCCTACTGGCACGGGGGCTTCGTCATCCTCGACATCGAGGACATGGGCAAGCCCCGCTTCGTGGCGGGCCTGGACTGGAGCCCGCCCTTTTCCTGCCCCACCCACACCGCGCTACCCATTCCCTTTCCCCTCATGGGGCGCCGGATCATGCTGGTGGCCGACGAGGACGTCCTGCGCAGCGGCGCCGGGGTGCCGGCCTTTCTCTGGATCGTGGACATCACCGACGAGACGCGGCCGGTGCCCTTCGCCAGCTTCCAGGTCGACGGGCTCGACGGCGCGCCGCAGCCCGACTTCACCGGCTGCCATCAACCGTGCGAAGAGGTGCGGGGCACGGAGATCCCGGTGGCCTGGTTCGCCCACGGCCTGAGGATCGTGGACATCGCCCATCCCAGGATCCCGCGGGAGATCGCCGCGTTCGTGCCGGACCCAGCCCCGGGGGCCGATCGCGCGTGCAGCAACGACGTGTGCTTCGACGGCCGCGGCCTGCTCTACCTCATCGACCGCCACCGCGGCCTGCACATCCTGGAGCGCACCTGATCCACCGGCGCGAACCGTCCGGGCGAGCCGCAGCACACTGGGCGTGTCCCGTGCTGATCGTCGCGGCGGCCCTGGCGCTCGCCGTGGCCGCCGGGCTGCCGGTCGCCGCCCAGACGCCCGCACGCATGCCGGCGGTGGGAGTGCTGTCGGTCGGTCCCGAGGCAACCACCGCCGCCAGGATGGGACGACAAGCGTTCGAGCAAGGGCTCAACGAATTACGCTGGATCCCTGGCCGGACGATCCGCCTCGACTATCGCTACGCGGACGGCCGGCAGGAGCGGCTCGATGAGCTGGCGCGGACACTGGCCGGAGCGGGCCTGGACGTGATCGTGGCGCGAGCCACGCCAGCCATCCGCGCGATGAAGCGGGCCACCACGACCATCCCGATCGTCATGTCGGCCGCCGGCCATGACCCCGTGCAGCTCGGCCTGGTGGCCAGCCTCGCGAAACCTGGCGGAAACATCACGGGACTGACGCTCCTGAACCAGGAGCTACCGGTCAAGCAACTGCAGCTCCTGAAGGAGGTCGTCCCGCAATTGTCTCGCGTGATTGTGCTCGGGAGCCGGGGGTTCCC is from Candidatus Methylomirabilota bacterium and encodes:
- a CDS encoding ABC transporter substrate-binding protein, producing MLIVAAALALAVAAGLPVAAQTPARMPAVGVLSVGPEATTAARMGRQAFEQGLNELRWIPGRTIRLDYRYADGRQERLDELARTLAGAGLDVIVARATPAIRAMKRATTTIPIVMSAAGHDPVQLGLVASLAKPGGNITGLTLLNQELPVKQLQLLKEVVPQLSRVIVLGSRGFPMPSRGQRAVDAAARSLGVQLHRVDIATIAELDDALARLAGTAGSGLVVRSDPFVLEPNTKQVVASAVKHRLPAVYWLHTYTQAGGLMCYGADLFEVHRRSAYFVDRILRGARPMDLPIEEPSKFTLIVNLKTARALNLTMPASILARADELIQ